A genomic window from Manduca sexta isolate Smith_Timp_Sample1 chromosome 5, JHU_Msex_v1.0, whole genome shotgun sequence includes:
- the LOC119191023 gene encoding 5-hydroxyisourate hydrolase — protein MSRAVLSTHVLDTSTGAPAVGLFVELYKKKDSSWTLWHNTVTTGDGRVQFPFSQDSMAPGTYKLKFNTADYYESVDKETLYPYVEITFNTTEGAHYHIPLLLSPYGYTTYRGS, from the exons ATGTCTCGTGCGGTATTATCGACTCATGTGCTAGATACTTCAACCGGAGCGCCTGCAGTGGGTTTGTTTGTTGAATTGTATAAGAAGAAAGATAGTTCGTGGACGCTATGGCATAATACAGTGACTACTGGTGACGGGAGGGTTCAGTTTCCTTTCTCGCAGGATTCTATGGCACCCGGGACGTATAAACTCAAGTTTAACACCGCTGATTACTATGAAAGTGTTGATAAGGAAACGCTGTACCCGTATGTTGAG atCACGTTCAATACGACAGAAGGCGCTCACTACCACATACCTTTGCTGTTGAGTCCATACGGATATACCACTTACAGAGGCAGTTAA
- the LOC119191016 gene encoding esterase E4-like isoform X2, whose product MRGRARNRHSSSAQCIWTHQDLSSSGFRGSWMTTRRGRQIEAYRGIRYAEPPVGELRFQPPKPILTYEGIVDAVVDGPACPQPSTEYPMSEDCLTVNVYTPDSKNATLRPVIVYIHGGGLHSLSGRSEHAGPHYLLDQDVVLVTMNYRLGILGFLALGTKLAPGNNGYKDQVTALRWVRRNIATFGGDPDRVTITGCGAGAASVMLHMISPMSKGLFHQAISMSGSPIDKKRSLSHPKELTDEQARMVGCPPNDTRLYDCLKTKPSEILGGTLKESLEFDYDPGDLWSAVVESDFGQERFLTEEPIDAIRAGKMHAVPFIIGLTRNEFFWKAFTVMRNATLFNKMKQHMESMASTFMLSNMNASDTTTLVDRLNMMYFRKKELMNNTFFAEALGRFYTDSITGFSVHRMAVLMCLHSPQPVYYYLFDYIGNHSHYEDPVTKKPMGVAHYDELIYLFSLSSFPAITVSDSEDSKMVDKMTTMWYNFANTGKPNLVFMDQYAKQSPLSWPAMNMNNRTYLRIDKEFTLGEKLFENRFEVWEDLFRIEYRFPPVPVSPVNKGAWCELSMATFLNMLLIKALHTLTRHVGG is encoded by the exons ATGCGTGGCCGGGCAAGAAACCGACATTCTAGCag TGCGCAATGCATCTGGACCCATCAGGACCTCTCCTCCAGTGGTTTTCGAGGGTCCTGGATGACCACGCGGCGTGGGAGACAGATTGAAGCCTACCGCGGCATCAGATACGCCGAGCCACCCGTAGGAGAGCTGAGGTTCCAG CCTCCAAAACCGATCCTGACGTACGAAGGCATCGTGGACGCTGTTGTTGATGGACCAGCATGCCCTCAGCCCTCGACTGAATATCCAATGAGCGAAGACTGCCTCACTGTCAACGTGTATACACCAGATAGCAAGAA TGCGACGCTGCGACCAGTGATTGTTTACATCCACGGCGGTGGTCTCCACTCCTTGAGCGGTCGAAGTGAGCACGCCGGCCCTCACTACCTGCTTGATCAGGATGTCGTGCTCGTCACCATGAACTATAGACTTGGAATTTTGG GATTCCTGGCACTGGGCACGAAACTCGCTCCAGGAAACAACGGGTACAAGGATCAGGTGACGGCGCTGCGCTGGGTGAGGAGGAACATCGCCACGTTTGGAGGAGACCCCGACCGCGTCACCATCACCGGCTGCGGCGCCGGAGCAGCCAGCGTCATGCTACACATGATCTCTCCCATGTCTAAAG GTCTCTTCCACCAAGCAATATCAATGAGCGGATCTCCAATAGACAAGAAACGTAGCCTATCACATCCTAAAGAGCTGACCGACGAGCAAGCGAGGATGGTAGGATGTCCCCCCAACGATACAAGGCTCTACGACTGTCTGAAGACCAAACCTTCCGAAATACTTGGTGGGACTTTAAAGGAATCCCTT GAGTTCGACTATGATCCCGGTGACCTGTGGTCAGCGGTGGTGGAATCAGACTTCGGCCAGGAACGGTTTCTGACTGAAGAACCCATAGATGCTATCAGAGCAGGCAAAATGCATGCAGTTCCTTTTATCATTGGCTTAACAAGGAACGAGTTCTTTTGGAAAGCGTTCA CTGTAATGCGCAACGCTACACTATTCAACAAGATGAAGCAACATATGGAATCGATGGCTTCCACGTTCATGCTTTCAAATATGAACGCTTCAGATACCACCACGTTAGTGGACAGGCTTAACATGATGTACTTTAGGAAAAAAGAGTTGATGAACAACACATTCTTTGCTGAAGCTTTGGGCAGATTTTACACCGATTCCATCACTGGATTTTCAGTGCATAG GATGGCTGTACTCATGTGCTTGCACTCTCCACAACCGGTCTACTACTACCTATTCGACTACATCGGCAACCACAGCCATTACGAAGACCCTGTCACGAAGAAACCTATGG GAGTGGCTCACTACGACGAACTTATCTACTTATTCTCGTTAAGTAGCTTTCCTGCTATTACAGTATCAGACAGCGAAGATTCCAAAATGGTGGACAAAATGACCACAATGTGGTACAACTTTGCTAACACTGG gAAACCTAATTTAGTCTTCATGGACCAGTATGCGAAACAAAGCCCTTTGTCATGGCCCGCCATGAATATGAACAACAGAACCTACCTGCGCATAGACAAGGAGTTCACGCTGGGCGAGAAACTCTTCGAGAACAGATTCGAAGTGTGGGAAGACCTCTTTCGGATTGAATATAGATT ccCGCCTGTTCCTGTTTCACCAGTTAACAAGGGTGCGTGGTGCGAGCTCAGCATGGCGACTTTTCTCAATATGCTCCTAATTAAAGCCTTGCATACACTCACCAGGCATGTAGGCGGATAG
- the LOC119191016 gene encoding esterase E4-like isoform X1, with protein sequence MRGRARNRHSSSAQCIWTHQDLSSSGFRGSWMTTRRGRQIEAYRGIRYAEPPVGELRFQPPKPILTYEGIVDAVVDGPACPQPSTEYPMSEDCLTVNVYTPDSKNATLRPVIVYIHGGGLHSLSGRSEHAGPHYLLDQDVVLVTMNYRLGILGFLALGTKLAPGNNGYKDQVTALRWVRRNIATFGGDPDRVTITGCGAGAASVMLHMISPMSKGLFHQAISMSGSPIDKKRSLSHPKELTDEQARMVGCPPNDTRLYDCLKTKPSEILGGTLKESLVSMEFDYDPGDLWSAVVESDFGQERFLTEEPIDAIRAGKMHAVPFIIGLTRNEFFWKAFTVMRNATLFNKMKQHMESMASTFMLSNMNASDTTTLVDRLNMMYFRKKELMNNTFFAEALGRFYTDSITGFSVHRMAVLMCLHSPQPVYYYLFDYIGNHSHYEDPVTKKPMGVAHYDELIYLFSLSSFPAITVSDSEDSKMVDKMTTMWYNFANTGKPNLVFMDQYAKQSPLSWPAMNMNNRTYLRIDKEFTLGEKLFENRFEVWEDLFRIEYRFPPVPVSPVNKGAWCELSMATFLNMLLIKALHTLTRHVGG encoded by the exons ATGCGTGGCCGGGCAAGAAACCGACATTCTAGCag TGCGCAATGCATCTGGACCCATCAGGACCTCTCCTCCAGTGGTTTTCGAGGGTCCTGGATGACCACGCGGCGTGGGAGACAGATTGAAGCCTACCGCGGCATCAGATACGCCGAGCCACCCGTAGGAGAGCTGAGGTTCCAG CCTCCAAAACCGATCCTGACGTACGAAGGCATCGTGGACGCTGTTGTTGATGGACCAGCATGCCCTCAGCCCTCGACTGAATATCCAATGAGCGAAGACTGCCTCACTGTCAACGTGTATACACCAGATAGCAAGAA TGCGACGCTGCGACCAGTGATTGTTTACATCCACGGCGGTGGTCTCCACTCCTTGAGCGGTCGAAGTGAGCACGCCGGCCCTCACTACCTGCTTGATCAGGATGTCGTGCTCGTCACCATGAACTATAGACTTGGAATTTTGG GATTCCTGGCACTGGGCACGAAACTCGCTCCAGGAAACAACGGGTACAAGGATCAGGTGACGGCGCTGCGCTGGGTGAGGAGGAACATCGCCACGTTTGGAGGAGACCCCGACCGCGTCACCATCACCGGCTGCGGCGCCGGAGCAGCCAGCGTCATGCTACACATGATCTCTCCCATGTCTAAAG GTCTCTTCCACCAAGCAATATCAATGAGCGGATCTCCAATAGACAAGAAACGTAGCCTATCACATCCTAAAGAGCTGACCGACGAGCAAGCGAGGATGGTAGGATGTCCCCCCAACGATACAAGGCTCTACGACTGTCTGAAGACCAAACCTTCCGAAATACTTGGTGGGACTTTAAAGGAATCCCTTGTAAGCATG GAGTTCGACTATGATCCCGGTGACCTGTGGTCAGCGGTGGTGGAATCAGACTTCGGCCAGGAACGGTTTCTGACTGAAGAACCCATAGATGCTATCAGAGCAGGCAAAATGCATGCAGTTCCTTTTATCATTGGCTTAACAAGGAACGAGTTCTTTTGGAAAGCGTTCA CTGTAATGCGCAACGCTACACTATTCAACAAGATGAAGCAACATATGGAATCGATGGCTTCCACGTTCATGCTTTCAAATATGAACGCTTCAGATACCACCACGTTAGTGGACAGGCTTAACATGATGTACTTTAGGAAAAAAGAGTTGATGAACAACACATTCTTTGCTGAAGCTTTGGGCAGATTTTACACCGATTCCATCACTGGATTTTCAGTGCATAG GATGGCTGTACTCATGTGCTTGCACTCTCCACAACCGGTCTACTACTACCTATTCGACTACATCGGCAACCACAGCCATTACGAAGACCCTGTCACGAAGAAACCTATGG GAGTGGCTCACTACGACGAACTTATCTACTTATTCTCGTTAAGTAGCTTTCCTGCTATTACAGTATCAGACAGCGAAGATTCCAAAATGGTGGACAAAATGACCACAATGTGGTACAACTTTGCTAACACTGG gAAACCTAATTTAGTCTTCATGGACCAGTATGCGAAACAAAGCCCTTTGTCATGGCCCGCCATGAATATGAACAACAGAACCTACCTGCGCATAGACAAGGAGTTCACGCTGGGCGAGAAACTCTTCGAGAACAGATTCGAAGTGTGGGAAGACCTCTTTCGGATTGAATATAGATT ccCGCCTGTTCCTGTTTCACCAGTTAACAAGGGTGCGTGGTGCGAGCTCAGCATGGCGACTTTTCTCAATATGCTCCTAATTAAAGCCTTGCATACACTCACCAGGCATGTAGGCGGATAG
- the LOC115444634 gene encoding uncharacterized protein LOC115444634 produces the protein MMARIILKLTLLMMLYIAVNNAKMMRNSALISKMVSHFQGKDNLSIEPATENPKPGNVVSIMQNVLCRNFPSIPCSVIVRDEKLNSLIEKSIQQLKYKKMSMGKTTPLPGSHLTLFPVINSEDLSNFLQVSETGYYKERKETESNKRKQKKSVRNWSREKPKKKKKKESKVMSVYNGRKKIRRFYPHKIKYKDKNVRRDFESDEKLSMSVEVPDNTGRKISYQTQHDSPVWRIDYMKHGEPSLNMFGYENERLQGKIMKTGPNVIVDENVLEQVARKDVLHPDVYIKKNYVRKKTVDVNSDGID, from the coding sequence ATGATGGCACGAATTATACTTAAACTGACATTACTCATGATGTTATATATAGCGGTTAACAACGCTAAAATGATGAGGAACAGTGCCCTGATCTCCAAGATGGTGTCTCACTTCCAGGGCAAAGACAATCTATCCATAGAGCCGGCCACAGAAAACCCAAAACCCGGGAATGTTGTTTCCATCATGCAAAACGTTCTTTGCAGAAACTTTCCTTCTATCCCTTGCAGTGTCATTGTTAGAGATGAAAAACTAAATAGTCTAATAGAAAAATCTATACagcaattaaaatacaaaaaaatgtcgATGGGGAAGACAACTCCGTTACCAGGATCCCATTTAACGCTGTTCCCTGTGATCAACAGCGAAGACTTGTCAAATTTTTTACAAGTCAGCGAGACAGGGTACTATAAAGAAAGAAAGGAGACAGAATCAAATAAGCGGAAACAAAAGAAAAGCGTCAGGAATTGGTCGCGGGAGAaaccaaagaaaaaaaagaagaagGAATCAAAAGTGATGTCGGTTTACAACGGAAGAAAGAAGATACGAAGATTTTACCCGCACAAGATAAAGTACAAAGATAAAAATGTAAGAAGAGATTTCGAGTCTGATGAGAAATTGTCTATGTCTGTCGAAGTACCTGATAACACAGGGAGGAAGATAAGCTACCAGACTCAACACGATTCTCCTGTATGGAGAATAGATTATATGAAACACGGAGAACCAAGTTTAAATATGTTTGGATATGAAAACGAGAGGCTACAAGGCAAGATAATGAAGACAGGCCCCAATGTGATAGTAGATGAGAATGTTCTAGAACAGGTCGCTAGGAAAGATGTTTTGCATCCAGACGTGTACATCAAGAAGAATTATGTTAGGAAAAAAACCGTTGACGTTAATTCTGATGGTATAGattga